A stretch of the Comamonas testosteroni TK102 genome encodes the following:
- a CDS encoding LysR substrate-binding domain-containing protein, which yields MSRVLYDLDVLRSFSTGVALGSFARAADKLGRSTSAISAQLKKLEAQCGTPLLRKAGRGLELTEAGETLLAYAHRLLDLNDEAVAAVSGSQLRGLVRLGLQEDLGEALLPAVLGRFARAHPQVRIEACVARSDELRARFAQGQLDLAMLWNVGADLSGIHAETVMRLPLHWIGPSAPEVLDSLGCLQPDQEGKLKTLALVMLEEPCPLRELVTAVLERAGIAWRHVFSSASLGPIWAATSAGLGLSVRTPFGLPPHVRSYAPEEIGLPHLPTMDLVLGRSHSLLEPAAERLAALLVEAVRAHTIFPATEAVPSPFNELRPKPSLPDPAAVQPG from the coding sequence GTGTCTCGTGTGCTCTACGACCTGGATGTGCTGCGCAGTTTTTCGACAGGGGTCGCGCTTGGCAGCTTCGCGCGTGCCGCGGACAAGCTGGGGCGCTCGACTTCGGCGATCAGTGCCCAGTTGAAGAAGCTGGAGGCCCAATGCGGCACGCCGCTGCTGCGCAAGGCCGGGCGTGGTCTCGAGCTCACAGAAGCCGGTGAGACCCTGCTGGCCTATGCGCACCGCCTGCTGGACCTCAATGACGAGGCCGTGGCGGCGGTCAGCGGCAGCCAGCTGCGAGGACTGGTCCGACTCGGACTTCAGGAGGACCTCGGCGAAGCACTGTTGCCGGCCGTACTGGGCCGCTTTGCCAGGGCGCATCCCCAGGTGCGCATCGAGGCCTGCGTGGCGCGCAGCGACGAGTTGCGTGCACGCTTTGCTCAGGGACAGCTGGACCTGGCAATGCTCTGGAATGTCGGCGCGGATCTGTCTGGCATCCATGCCGAAACCGTGATGCGTCTGCCCCTGCATTGGATAGGGCCTTCCGCGCCCGAGGTGCTGGACAGCCTTGGCTGCTTGCAGCCGGATCAAGAGGGCAAGCTGAAAACACTGGCTCTGGTGATGCTGGAAGAGCCTTGCCCGCTGCGCGAGCTGGTCACAGCCGTGCTGGAGCGAGCCGGGATTGCCTGGCGGCACGTCTTCAGCAGTGCCAGTCTCGGACCGATCTGGGCTGCGACCTCAGCGGGCCTGGGGCTGTCGGTGCGCACTCCCTTCGGCCTGCCGCCGCATGTGCGCAGCTACGCGCCAGAGGAAATCGGCCTGCCGCATCTGCCCACCATGGACCTGGTGCTTGGGCGTTCCCACTCTCTTTTGGAGCCAGCCGCAGAGCGCTTGGCTGCTTTGCTGGTCGAGGCCGTACGTGCGCACACAATCTTTCCGGCCACTGAGGCTGTGCCATCGCCCTTCAACGAGCTGAGACCCAAACCTAGCCTCCCTGATCCAGCGGCGGTCCAACCCGGTTGA
- a CDS encoding HD domain-containing protein: protein MNIDDIKGRLAFLQEAEKLKSVLRSSHTSTGRAESTAEHTWSLCLMAMTFADELAGMDMLKILKMCIVHDLGEAIHGDIPAIEKNQHPDKSAQEKTDLLHLTRSLDEAQRADILALWQEYEDAASPEAKAVKALDKLETILQHNQGINPPDFDYEFNLSYGQKHTSADPLFALMRSIIDDATRQRLAEKASSQ from the coding sequence ATGAATATCGACGACATCAAGGGCCGTCTAGCCTTTCTCCAGGAGGCTGAAAAGCTCAAGAGCGTGCTCCGAAGCTCTCACACCTCGACGGGCAGGGCGGAAAGCACCGCCGAACATACATGGAGCCTGTGCCTGATGGCTATGACCTTCGCGGACGAGCTTGCCGGCATGGACATGCTTAAGATCCTCAAAATGTGCATCGTTCATGATTTGGGAGAGGCCATTCACGGGGACATTCCAGCCATCGAGAAAAACCAGCATCCTGACAAGAGCGCGCAGGAAAAGACCGACCTTCTGCATCTGACCCGCTCTCTCGACGAGGCCCAGCGGGCCGACATCCTAGCACTGTGGCAGGAGTATGAGGACGCAGCCTCACCCGAAGCAAAAGCTGTCAAAGCACTGGACAAGCTTGAAACAATCCTTCAGCACAACCAGGGGATCAATCCGCCTGATTTCGACTACGAGTTCAATCTGAGCTACGGTCAGAAACACACAAGCGCCGATCCTCTGTTCGCATTGATGCGCAGCATCATTGATGACGCCACACGCCAGAGATTGGCCGAAAAAGCCAGTTCGCAGTGA
- a CDS encoding sensor domain-containing diguanylate cyclase, whose translation MLLVGGIIALSMTAICTFVLYQSRLDAMAHAIETSRNVALLAENDVVRNFELYALSLQAVVDGLNDSEVMGASPHVRNAALFDKAATASYLGSILVLDVQGRVVLNAGSENPLSGHYLEHDFFKVHQESPNVGLYVGDPYSSTLHGGSLSIPLSRRVSHADGSFAGIVLIDVQLEYFQKLFSALSLGKHGSLALIRKDGAMMMRQPFDAKVIGRNIRNASTFKQFMQAPEGSFSDTSYLDGAQRAYYFKNLPSLPFIIMVAKAHSDIYAVWRQRALLIASVMGTLTMAFIGLSFAFGVQLKRRMRAESELALLARTDGLTGLNNRRKLDEIIEHEWHRAKRSHSAFSLLFVDIDWFKAYNDTYGHQAGDMVLATVARCIANNIRRPEDSAARYGGEEFIVVLPDTTLDGGALIAENIREAVSELAIAHTGSEFGCITVSIGCAAWVPGKDLDVQEVLRSADKALYGAKMTGRNKVVLSSSSAA comes from the coding sequence ATGCTGCTGGTAGGGGGGATCATTGCGCTTTCGATGACGGCCATCTGCACCTTTGTTCTCTACCAGAGTCGGCTGGATGCCATGGCGCATGCGATAGAGACATCGCGCAATGTGGCGCTTCTTGCCGAAAACGACGTGGTGCGGAACTTCGAACTCTATGCGCTGTCGCTGCAGGCCGTGGTCGATGGGCTGAACGACTCCGAAGTCATGGGCGCCTCCCCGCATGTGCGCAACGCAGCCTTGTTCGACAAGGCCGCGACGGCCTCCTATCTGGGCTCCATCCTGGTGCTCGATGTGCAGGGGCGAGTGGTCCTGAATGCGGGCTCGGAAAATCCGCTGAGCGGGCATTACCTGGAGCATGATTTCTTCAAGGTGCATCAGGAAAGCCCCAACGTCGGTCTCTATGTGGGAGACCCTTATTCATCGACGCTGCATGGCGGCTCGCTGAGCATTCCGCTGAGCCGCCGTGTCTCCCATGCGGACGGCTCGTTCGCGGGCATTGTGCTGATCGATGTCCAGCTCGAGTATTTTCAGAAGCTGTTCTCCGCGCTTTCGCTGGGCAAGCATGGATCGCTGGCCCTGATCAGAAAGGATGGCGCCATGATGATGCGCCAGCCTTTCGATGCCAAGGTCATCGGGCGCAATATCCGCAATGCCAGCACCTTCAAGCAGTTCATGCAGGCGCCCGAAGGCAGCTTCTCGGACACCTCCTACCTGGATGGCGCGCAGCGCGCGTACTACTTCAAGAATCTTCCGAGCTTGCCATTCATCATCATGGTGGCGAAAGCGCATTCCGATATCTACGCAGTCTGGCGCCAGCGCGCCTTGCTGATTGCCTCCGTCATGGGAACGCTCACCATGGCTTTCATCGGTCTGTCCTTTGCGTTCGGAGTGCAGCTCAAGCGCCGCATGCGCGCAGAGTCCGAACTGGCGCTGCTGGCGCGTACCGATGGACTGACCGGCCTGAACAATCGCCGCAAGCTCGACGAGATCATCGAGCACGAGTGGCACAGGGCCAAAAGAAGTCACAGCGCCTTCTCGCTACTGTTCGTGGATATCGACTGGTTCAAGGCCTACAACGACACCTACGGACATCAGGCCGGGGATATGGTTCTGGCGACCGTGGCCAGATGCATTGCCAACAATATCCGGCGCCCCGAGGACAGTGCGGCTCGCTATGGGGGTGAGGAATTCATCGTGGTGCTGCCGGACACGACCCTGGATGGAGGCGCGCTGATTGCCGAGAACATCCGGGAGGCAGTCTCCGAGCTTGCGATTGCGCACACCGGAAGCGAATTCGGCTGCATCACGGTCAGCATCGGTTGCGCGGCCTGGGTGCCGGGCAAGGATCTGGACGTGCAGGAGGTCCTGCGTTCGGCCGACAAGGCGCTGTACGGCGCCAAGATGACCGGGCGCAACAAGGTCGTTCTATCCAGCTCGTCTGCGGCATAG